A part of Aquaspirillum sp. LM1 genomic DNA contains:
- a CDS encoding GNAT family N-acetyltransferase: MSLCAPSALEARHQLEHFDCGKPALNAWLFRHARQAQGSGSAKTFVVADDDRVVGYFSLTVGQVDTLEAPERIRKGMGQYPIPVVILARLAVSLQEQGRGIGCGMLQDAIRRTLLIAEQAGIRAMLTHPIDAQASAFYTRFGFIASPLSEQQLLLLLKEARHAWG, encoded by the coding sequence GTGAGCCTGTGCGCGCCCAGTGCCCTTGAGGCGCGGCATCAACTCGAACACTTTGATTGCGGCAAGCCTGCCTTGAATGCATGGTTGTTCCGGCATGCCCGGCAAGCGCAAGGCAGCGGCTCGGCCAAAACTTTTGTCGTGGCAGACGATGATCGTGTGGTGGGCTACTTCAGCCTGACCGTAGGCCAGGTTGATACACTGGAAGCCCCTGAGCGCATCCGCAAAGGGATGGGGCAGTACCCGATTCCGGTTGTCATCCTGGCTCGCCTGGCAGTTTCTCTTCAGGAGCAGGGGCGGGGCATTGGTTGTGGCATGCTTCAGGATGCGATCCGACGCACGTTGCTCATTGCTGAGCAGGCCGGCATCCGGGCGATGCTGACTCACCCGATTGATGCGCAGGCGTCTGCTTTCTACACCCGCTTTGGGTTCATTGCATCACCGCTGAGCGAACAGCAATTGCTGCTGCTGCTGAAGGAGGCAAGACATGCATGGGGGTAA
- a CDS encoding flavodoxin gives MASIGCFYGSSSGVTKAVAEHIAEAFEVEDFNVFNMEEDFTDFDDMFAFDILIFGCSTWGSGEVQNDWRDPLLDLDNDKPDFSGKTIALFGAGDYKAHGEQFVSALGILYDKFKARGATLVGSFPTDGYTYKYSFAERDGKFVGFPFDNVNEEDKTPARLAAWIDSLKAELSL, from the coding sequence ATGGCCAGCATCGGCTGCTTCTATGGCAGCAGCTCCGGCGTCACCAAGGCAGTGGCGGAGCACATTGCCGAAGCGTTTGAGGTGGAGGATTTCAATGTCTTCAATATGGAAGAGGACTTCACCGATTTCGACGACATGTTTGCCTTCGACATCCTGATTTTTGGCTGCTCAACCTGGGGTTCTGGTGAAGTGCAGAATGACTGGCGCGACCCGCTGCTGGATCTGGACAACGACAAGCCGGACTTCTCCGGCAAAACCATCGCCCTGTTTGGCGCAGGCGACTACAAGGCGCACGGCGAGCAGTTTGTCAGCGCGCTGGGCATTTTGTACGACAAGTTCAAGGCACGCGGTGCCACGCTGGTGGGCAGCTTCCCCACCGACGGCTACACCTACAAGTATTCGTTTGCCGAGCGCGACGGCAAGTTTGTTGGCTTCCCGTTTGACAATGTCAACGAAGAAGACAAAACCCCGGCCCGCCTGGCGGCGTGGATTGACAGCCTGAAAGCCGAGCTGTCGCTTTGA
- the nifN gene encoding nitrogenase iron-molybdenum cofactor biosynthesis protein NifN — protein MAEIVLSKKALAVNPLKVSQPLGASLVFLGLNKSLPLMHGSQGCTAFGKVFFVRHFREPIPLQTTAMDQVSSIMGADDNVIEALRTLCDKQKPEIIGLVTTGLSETQGTDIHRCVREFRAAHPEFADTSVVAVNTPDTLGCLETGYALAMEALIDTLVPASQCVGRRPRQVNVLAGSHLTPGDLEALRDWVAAFGLRPVLVPDIGDSLDGHLTEAEYSPLTIGGTPRSEILTLGESIATLVIGESLYRAADQLQARTGVPVHRFDSLMGLAACDRFTHTLSQLADKPVPASLERQRAQLQDAMVDSHFMLGMARIAVAADPDLLVMLCDFLTGMGAEVPAAVSPVKTEGLARLPIASVTIGDLEDLENLARRQRVQLVMSNSHAVGTAQRLGVPLLRAGFPQYDWVGGFARAWVGYRGSRQALFDLANLLLSQHHDIQPYRSRYWSAERDGHAAVALAEAGMVH, from the coding sequence ATGGCCGAAATCGTACTGTCGAAAAAAGCGCTGGCGGTCAATCCGCTTAAAGTCAGCCAGCCCCTGGGCGCGTCGCTGGTGTTTCTCGGGCTGAACAAAAGCCTGCCGCTGATGCATGGCTCACAAGGCTGTACGGCGTTTGGCAAAGTGTTTTTTGTGCGCCATTTCCGCGAGCCGATTCCGCTGCAGACCACGGCCATGGACCAGGTGTCCAGCATCATGGGCGCTGACGACAATGTGATCGAAGCGCTGCGCACGCTGTGCGACAAGCAGAAACCCGAAATCATCGGCCTGGTGACCACCGGTCTGTCGGAAACCCAGGGCACCGACATCCACCGCTGCGTGCGCGAATTCCGCGCCGCCCATCCGGAGTTTGCCGACACCAGCGTGGTGGCGGTCAACACCCCGGATACGCTGGGCTGTCTGGAAACCGGCTATGCGCTGGCGATGGAAGCGCTGATCGACACGCTGGTGCCGGCCAGCCAGTGCGTGGGCCGTCGGCCCAGACAGGTGAATGTGCTGGCCGGCAGTCATCTCACCCCCGGCGATCTGGAAGCGCTGCGCGACTGGGTGGCGGCATTTGGCCTGCGTCCGGTGCTGGTGCCGGATATTGGCGACTCGCTGGATGGCCACCTGACCGAGGCGGAATATTCGCCGCTGACCATCGGTGGCACCCCGCGCAGCGAAATCCTCACGCTGGGCGAGTCGATTGCCACCCTGGTCATTGGCGAATCGCTGTATCGCGCTGCTGACCAACTGCAGGCGCGCACTGGCGTGCCGGTACATCGCTTTGACAGCCTGATGGGCCTGGCCGCCTGTGACCGCTTCACCCACACCCTGAGCCAACTGGCCGACAAGCCGGTGCCGGCCAGCCTGGAGCGCCAGCGCGCCCAACTGCAGGATGCCATGGTGGACAGCCACTTCATGCTGGGCATGGCCCGGATTGCCGTGGCCGCCGACCCTGACCTGCTGGTGATGTTGTGTGATTTCCTGACCGGCATGGGCGCAGAAGTGCCTGCCGCCGTGTCGCCGGTCAAGACCGAAGGGCTGGCGCGGCTGCCGATTGCCAGCGTCACCATCGGCGATCTGGAAGACCTGGAAAATCTGGCCCGACGCCAGCGGGTACAACTGGTGATGTCCAATTCGCACGCAGTGGGCACGGCGCAACGTCTGGGGGTGCCGCTATTGCGTGCCGGCTTCCCGCAATACGACTGGGTGGGCGGCTTCGCCCGCGCCTGGGTGGGCTACCGTGGATCACGGCAAGCCTTGTTCGATCTCGCCAACCTACTGTTGAGCCAGCACCATGACATTCAACCCTACCGATCCCGGTACTGGTCAGCCGAACGTGACGGCCACGCGGCCGTCGCGCTGGCTGAAGCTGGAATGGTCCACTGA
- a CDS encoding NifB/NifX family molybdenum-iron cluster-binding protein — MLKIAFASGDRVRVNQHFGAAEGFVLYEVSPTRTSMVGVAEFPPEAMDGNENKLGAKVAFLEGCAAVFVLAIGASAIKQLVAQGIRPIRITETDKIEDLLYDITQGMKHGGVAWIDQAMAERARPERTPDRFAAMQEEGWEG; from the coding sequence ATGTTGAAAATTGCTTTTGCCTCCGGCGACCGCGTTCGCGTCAACCAGCACTTTGGCGCGGCAGAGGGGTTTGTCCTGTATGAAGTCAGCCCGACCCGCACCAGCATGGTCGGGGTGGCCGAGTTTCCGCCCGAAGCCATGGACGGCAACGAAAACAAGCTGGGTGCCAAGGTGGCGTTTCTGGAAGGCTGCGCGGCGGTGTTTGTGCTGGCCATCGGCGCATCTGCCATCAAGCAACTGGTCGCGCAAGGCATCCGCCCGATCCGCATCACCGAAACCGACAAGATTGAAGACCTGCTCTACGACATTACCCAGGGCATGAAGCACGGCGGGGTGGCGTGGATCGACCAGGCCATGGCCGAACGCGCTCGCCCGGAACGCACGCCAGACCGCTTTGCCGCCATGCAGGAAGAAGGGTGGGAAGGATGA
- a CDS encoding SoxR reducing system RseC family protein, protein MIEHLGIVESIDNGQTTVSVATGGCRSCHKESECGIGQVAGGRHVTQLTLPAPPGLQVGESVRVRIGEDSLRHSALFGYLLPPVLLLLGAGLGHASYGSDVATAVGALMGFLLALGLARRLPARLPELLTGPAPAAPMTFSPAHDIPAKAAGNAHGQPHNP, encoded by the coding sequence ATGATTGAGCACCTTGGCATCGTCGAATCGATCGACAACGGCCAGACCACGGTCAGCGTGGCCACCGGTGGCTGCCGCAGCTGCCACAAGGAAAGCGAATGCGGCATCGGCCAGGTGGCCGGTGGCCGTCATGTGACCCAGCTCACCCTGCCTGCGCCGCCAGGGCTGCAGGTGGGGGAATCGGTGCGGGTGCGCATTGGCGAAGACAGCCTGCGCCATAGCGCGCTGTTTGGTTATTTGCTGCCGCCCGTGCTGTTGCTGCTCGGTGCCGGGCTGGGTCATGCCAGCTACGGCAGCGATGTGGCCACTGCCGTGGGCGCGCTGATGGGCTTTTTACTGGCGCTGGGGCTGGCGCGGCGATTGCCCGCGCGCCTGCCAGAGCTGCTGACCGGCCCGGCCCCGGCGGCCCCGATGACATTTTCCCCTGCGCACGATATTCCGGCCAAGGCTGCCGGGAACGCGCATGGCCAGCCGCACAACCCGTAA
- a CDS encoding NifX-associated nitrogen fixation protein: MTTETVVQDNDPILDTDFIREMTRQMRALDTYGVYNGQAPAKILDPFVLTRARRQEIPLVGDPDEETIARVKAFYNAIAVLIEKECRLLAVPLVHLTHEGFGRALITVGKLVVMDRTVRDVHRFGFESLSKMKDEADKYLSVALERIGQYPQVAGL, encoded by the coding sequence ATGACCACTGAAACCGTCGTTCAAGACAATGACCCGATCCTCGACACCGATTTCATCCGTGAAATGACCCGCCAGATGCGCGCGCTGGACACCTACGGCGTGTACAACGGCCAGGCCCCGGCCAAGATTCTGGACCCGTTTGTGCTGACCCGCGCCCGCCGCCAGGAAATTCCGCTGGTGGGCGACCCGGACGAAGAAACCATCGCCCGCGTCAAGGCCTTCTACAACGCCATTGCCGTGCTGATCGAAAAAGAATGCCGCCTGCTGGCCGTGCCGCTGGTGCACCTGACCCATGAAGGCTTTGGCCGTGCGCTGATTACCGTGGGCAAGCTGGTGGTGATGGATCGCACCGTGCGCGACGTGCATCGCTTTGGCTTTGAAAGCCTGTCCAAGATGAAGGACGAAGCCGACAAGTATTTGTCGGTGGCGCTGGAGCGGATTGGCCAGTACCCGCAAGTGGCCGGTCTGTAA
- a CDS encoding CCE_0567 family metalloprotein, whose translation MTDEEIQALDKEVKKLKRIASEWASQLHDLVEDRLPAGYEEIPGIAQSTYDACQTWAEATARLKAAQKG comes from the coding sequence ATGACGGATGAAGAAATCCAGGCGCTTGACAAGGAAGTGAAGAAACTCAAGCGCATCGCCTCCGAGTGGGCCTCCCAGCTGCACGATCTGGTAGAAGATCGGCTGCCGGCGGGCTACGAGGAAATCCCGGGCATTGCCCAATCCACTTACGACGCCTGTCAGACCTGGGCAGAAGCCACTGCCCGGCTGAAGGCGGCACAGAAAGGTTGA
- the fdxB gene encoding ferredoxin III, nif-specific, with translation MPNITGLTRGGAEWIPQFVTELNQEKCIGCGRCYKVCPRNVLDLVERELEDDDEDDDNMMVMAIANASDCIGCGSCGRVCPKDCYTYEAVAA, from the coding sequence ATGCCGAATATTACCGGCCTGACCCGTGGCGGTGCCGAATGGATTCCGCAGTTTGTCACTGAGCTGAACCAGGAAAAATGCATCGGCTGTGGTCGCTGCTACAAGGTCTGTCCGCGCAATGTGCTTGATCTGGTGGAGCGCGAGCTGGAAGACGATGACGAAGACGACGACAACATGATGGTGATGGCCATTGCCAATGCCAGCGACTGTATTGGCTGTGGTTCCTGTGGTCGCGTGTGTCCGAAGGACTGCTACACCTACGAAGCGGTAGCCGCCTGA
- a CDS encoding iron-sulfur cluster assembly accessory protein, producing the protein MITLTPAAKKAIERFIRGSTTPVAGLRLTVSGGGCSGLQYGMRLEAEKADDDWELNIDGITILVDPITHPMIDSVNVDFIDTLTHTGFRFDNPSATAQCSCGQSFSV; encoded by the coding sequence ATGATTACACTGACCCCCGCCGCCAAAAAGGCCATTGAGCGTTTCATTCGCGGTTCCACCACCCCGGTTGCCGGTTTGCGGCTGACGGTTTCCGGCGGCGGCTGTTCCGGTTTGCAATATGGCATGCGTCTGGAAGCCGAAAAGGCCGACGACGACTGGGAACTCAATATCGACGGCATCACCATTCTGGTCGATCCGATCACGCATCCGATGATTGACAGCGTGAATGTGGATTTCATCGACACCCTGACCCACACCGGCTTCCGCTTCGACAACCCCAGCGCCACCGCGCAGTGTTCCTGCGGCCAGTCGTTTTCCGTCTAA
- the nifU gene encoding Fe-S cluster assembly protein NifU, which produces MWEYSDKVREHFFNPRNAGPLEEANGIGDVGSIQCGDALRLMLKVNPESEVIEDAHFQTFGCGSAIASSSALTEMIKGMTLDEALKVSNQDIADFLDGLPPEKMHCSVMGREALQAAVANYRGEEWSDDHEEGALICKCFAIDAVMIEDVVRANNLNTVEEVTFYTKAGGGCAACHEGIEEILAKVKASSPGAGEVSPPPACPATPEAPKPPAKKLSIVEKIKKIEEVLESVRPMLQRDHGDVELADVQGKKIYVHLKGACSGCMMEAATLGGIQQKMIETLGELVQVLPSSHMPAEA; this is translated from the coding sequence ATGTGGGAATATTCAGACAAGGTTCGTGAACACTTTTTCAACCCGCGCAATGCCGGCCCGCTGGAAGAAGCCAACGGGATTGGCGATGTGGGCTCCATCCAGTGCGGTGACGCGCTGCGTCTGATGCTGAAAGTGAATCCGGAATCCGAAGTCATCGAAGACGCGCACTTTCAAACCTTTGGCTGCGGCTCGGCCATTGCTTCGTCGTCGGCGCTGACGGAAATGATCAAGGGCATGACGCTGGACGAGGCACTGAAAGTGTCTAACCAGGACATCGCCGACTTCCTCGACGGCCTGCCGCCAGAAAAAATGCACTGCTCGGTGATGGGGCGCGAAGCGCTGCAGGCCGCCGTGGCCAACTACCGTGGCGAAGAATGGTCGGACGACCACGAAGAAGGCGCGCTGATCTGCAAATGCTTTGCCATCGACGCCGTGATGATCGAAGACGTGGTGCGCGCCAACAATCTGAACACCGTGGAAGAAGTGACCTTCTACACCAAGGCGGGCGGTGGCTGTGCCGCCTGTCACGAAGGCATTGAGGAAATTCTGGCCAAGGTCAAGGCCAGCAGTCCGGGCGCAGGCGAAGTGTCGCCGCCGCCGGCTTGTCCGGCTACCCCGGAAGCGCCCAAGCCGCCGGCCAAAAAACTCTCCATTGTCGAGAAGATCAAGAAAATCGAAGAAGTGCTGGAATCCGTCCGCCCGATGCTGCAGCGCGACCACGGCGACGTGGAGCTGGCCGACGTGCAGGGCAAGAAGATTTACGTCCACCTCAAGGGTGCCTGCTCCGGCTGCATGATGGAAGCGGCCACGCTGGGCGGCATCCAGCAAAAAATGATCGAAACCCTGGGTGAGCTGGTGCAGGTGCTGCCGTCGTCGCATATGCCGGCAGAAGCCTGA
- the nifS gene encoding cysteine desulfurase NifS, with product MEPIYLDNNATTRVDPSVVETMLPFFTEHFGNASSMHAFGSQVGKALKNARAQVQALLGAEHDSEIIFTSCGTESDSTAILSALKAQPERNTVITTMVEHPAILTLCEWLEKEGYIVHKLKVDKKGRLDIDEYKSLLNDRVAIVSVMWANNETGTIFPVEEMAELAAAKGIMFHTDAVQAVGKIPIDLKNTKVDMLSLSGHKLHAPKGIGVLYLRRGCRFRPLLRGGHQERGRRAGTENSASIVGLGQACQLALEHMEAENTTVKALRDKLEQGILSQVSHCFVTGDPRNRLPNTCNIAFEYIEGEAILLLLNKLGIACSSGSACTSGSLEPSHVMRAMGIPYTAAHGTIRFSLSRYNTEAEVDRVIAAVPGIIAQLRKLSPYWGEQGPASANGGSFTPAYA from the coding sequence ATGGAACCGATCTATCTGGACAACAATGCCACTACCCGGGTTGACCCCTCCGTGGTGGAAACCATGTTGCCGTTCTTTACCGAGCACTTCGGCAATGCGTCGTCCATGCACGCATTTGGCAGCCAGGTGGGCAAGGCGCTGAAAAACGCTCGTGCCCAGGTGCAGGCGCTGCTGGGGGCCGAGCATGACTCGGAAATCATCTTTACCTCGTGCGGCACCGAATCCGACTCCACCGCCATTCTGTCGGCGCTGAAAGCCCAGCCCGAGCGCAACACGGTGATCACCACCATGGTGGAGCACCCGGCCATCCTCACCCTGTGTGAGTGGCTGGAAAAAGAAGGCTATATCGTCCACAAGCTGAAAGTGGACAAAAAAGGCCGGCTGGATATTGATGAGTACAAGTCGCTGCTGAATGACCGCGTGGCGATTGTGTCGGTGATGTGGGCCAACAACGAAACCGGCACGATTTTCCCGGTGGAAGAAATGGCCGAGCTGGCCGCCGCCAAGGGCATCATGTTTCACACCGACGCGGTGCAGGCTGTTGGCAAGATTCCCATCGACCTGAAAAACACCAAGGTCGACATGTTGTCGCTGTCCGGCCACAAGCTGCATGCGCCTAAGGGCATTGGCGTGCTCTACCTGCGCCGTGGCTGCCGTTTCCGCCCGCTGCTGCGCGGCGGCCATCAGGAACGCGGTCGGCGTGCCGGCACGGAAAACTCGGCGTCCATTGTGGGTCTGGGCCAGGCCTGCCAGCTGGCGCTGGAGCATATGGAAGCCGAAAACACCACGGTGAAGGCACTGCGTGACAAGCTGGAGCAGGGCATTCTCAGCCAGGTTAGCCATTGCTTTGTCACCGGCGACCCGCGCAACCGCCTGCCCAACACCTGCAATATTGCTTTTGAATACATCGAAGGCGAAGCCATCCTGCTGCTGCTGAACAAGCTGGGCATCGCCTGCAGCTCCGGCTCGGCGTGCACCTCCGGTTCGCTGGAGCCCTCGCATGTGATGCGCGCCATGGGCATCCCCTACACCGCCGCCCACGGCACCATCCGTTTCTCGCTGTCACGCTACAACACCGAGGCAGAAGTGGACCGGGTGATTGCCGCCGTGCCGGGCATTATTGCCCAACTGCGCAAGCTGTCGCCGTACTGGGGCGAGCAAGGCCCGGCCAGCGCCAACGGGGGCAGTTTCACCCCGGCGTACGCCTGA
- a CDS encoding flavodoxin, translating to MAKIGMFFGTTSGSTRKVAKMIKKRFDDELMAAPLNINRTSVEDFSSYSLLILGTSTVGTGQLPGVSADSEPSWEEGLQKLADVDLTGKTVAIFGLGDQSRYPEQFVSGMRGLYDFVVAKGANVVGGWPTEGYEFIASKSVVDGQFVGLALDLSNQSGLTDSRLDAWLKQIAPVFGLPV from the coding sequence ATGGCAAAGATTGGCATGTTTTTTGGCACCACCTCGGGTTCGACACGCAAAGTGGCCAAAATGATCAAGAAACGCTTTGACGACGAACTGATGGCCGCGCCGCTGAACATCAACCGCACCAGCGTGGAAGACTTCTCCAGCTACTCGCTGCTGATTCTGGGCACCTCCACCGTCGGCACCGGCCAACTGCCGGGGGTGAGCGCCGATAGCGAACCCAGCTGGGAAGAAGGCCTGCAAAAACTGGCCGATGTTGATCTCACCGGCAAAACCGTGGCCATCTTTGGCCTGGGCGACCAAAGCCGCTACCCGGAGCAGTTTGTCAGCGGCATGCGCGGCCTGTACGACTTTGTCGTGGCCAAGGGCGCTAATGTGGTGGGCGGCTGGCCGACCGAAGGCTATGAGTTCATTGCCTCGAAATCGGTGGTGGATGGCCAGTTTGTGGGCCTGGCGCTGGACCTGTCCAACCAGTCTGGCCTGACCGACAGCCGTCTGGATGCCTGGCTGAAGCAGATTGCTCCGGTGTTTGGCTTGCCGGTGTAA
- a CDS encoding KGGVGR-motif variant AAA ATPase, with amino-acid sequence MTTFDQILPIATDVLEAHRPVVDALAWLLINRDLNGRVRFIAPDTLAHTPSLRTQVEAMYQALAMRLAPHAYPATHGILYEATPEEACQGVSAFPLEGFAQVQVVDRLATDTQWARIAEVAPGAPRIVFFSIKGGVGRSTALAASAWSLARQGKRVLVLDGDLESPGLSSALLPVDRQPKYGITDWLVEDLVGNGDGLLNDLYATSNWPTAGQIYLVPAHGHEPGEYVAKLGRVWMPKVLAQGGVETWSRRLNRLIQQLETQIQPDVILIDSRAGIDEVAAACVTDIGAHTILMFAIQGQQTWTGYRVLFSHWQQRGVIAMLRERLQLVAGLVPDDDRKQTYLDALCADAYELFVSSYDETGPGEISDWSFEQDDSNAPHAPLPIKWNRGWFGLLGLQQRMEQVDENEVNGVYGELLDFLNRATAKNDT; translated from the coding sequence ATGACCACCTTTGATCAGATTTTGCCCATTGCCACTGATGTTCTTGAAGCACATCGCCCGGTGGTGGACGCACTGGCGTGGCTGCTGATCAACCGCGACCTCAACGGGCGGGTACGATTTATCGCGCCGGACACACTGGCACACACGCCTTCCCTGCGCACCCAGGTCGAAGCGATGTACCAGGCGCTGGCCATGCGACTTGCTCCCCACGCCTACCCTGCCACCCATGGCATTCTGTACGAAGCTACCCCGGAAGAAGCCTGTCAGGGTGTGTCAGCATTTCCGCTGGAGGGCTTTGCGCAAGTGCAGGTGGTTGACCGCCTGGCCACGGACACCCAATGGGCACGCATTGCAGAAGTTGCCCCCGGCGCGCCACGCATCGTGTTTTTCTCGATCAAGGGCGGCGTTGGCCGCTCGACAGCGTTGGCCGCCAGCGCCTGGAGCCTGGCCAGACAGGGCAAACGGGTGCTGGTGCTGGATGGGGATCTGGAATCGCCCGGGCTGTCCAGCGCCTTGCTGCCAGTAGACCGGCAACCCAAATATGGCATAACCGACTGGCTGGTGGAAGATCTGGTCGGCAATGGCGATGGGCTGCTGAACGATCTTTACGCCACCAGCAATTGGCCTACTGCCGGGCAAATCTACCTCGTGCCAGCCCATGGTCATGAGCCTGGCGAATACGTCGCCAAGCTTGGTCGGGTCTGGATGCCTAAAGTCCTGGCTCAGGGAGGTGTTGAAACCTGGTCACGTCGCTTGAATCGTCTGATCCAGCAACTGGAAACACAGATCCAACCGGATGTGATCTTGATCGATTCCCGCGCAGGCATTGATGAAGTGGCGGCAGCATGCGTCACTGATATCGGCGCACACACCATTCTGATGTTTGCCATTCAGGGACAGCAAACCTGGACCGGCTACCGTGTGCTATTTTCCCACTGGCAACAGCGTGGCGTGATCGCTATGCTGCGCGAGCGGCTGCAACTGGTGGCCGGATTGGTGCCAGATGATGATCGCAAACAAACCTATCTCGATGCACTGTGTGCCGATGCCTATGAGCTGTTTGTCAGCAGCTACGATGAAACTGGACCCGGTGAAATCAGCGACTGGAGTTTTGAGCAGGATGATAGCAATGCCCCCCATGCACCGTTGCCCATCAAATGGAACCGTGGCTGGTTTGGCCTGCTGGGGCTTCAGCAACGCATGGAGCAGGTGGATGAAAACGAGGTCAATGGGGTATACGGCGAACTGCTGGATTTTTTGAACCGCGCCACCGCAAAGAACGACACATGA
- a CDS encoding SAM-dependent methyltransferase produces the protein MQTDFFDAHQRHWNDAEYLHQAQRWANADHLYGMSVECGLKRLMMAFGMSIDAQGSPSDKKDRQHADGIWTRFESYRHRHTEGVGYVLSANPFADWEASQRYAPQSSFDQSRIERHQTGAQAVYALLKKAQKDGLI, from the coding sequence ATGCAAACGGATTTTTTCGATGCCCATCAACGTCATTGGAATGATGCAGAATATCTGCACCAGGCCCAACGTTGGGCCAATGCCGACCATCTGTATGGGATGTCCGTCGAGTGCGGTCTGAAACGCCTGATGATGGCGTTCGGCATGTCGATTGATGCGCAGGGCAGCCCAAGCGACAAAAAAGACAGGCAACACGCCGATGGCATCTGGACGCGTTTCGAGAGTTATCGCCATCGCCATACCGAGGGTGTAGGGTATGTCCTGTCGGCGAATCCGTTTGCTGACTGGGAAGCGTCGCAACGTTATGCCCCTCAATCCAGTTTTGATCAAAGCCGGATCGAACGCCATCAGACAGGTGCCCAGGCGGTGTATGCCTTGCTCAAAAAAGCACAAAAAGACGGGTTGATATGA
- a CDS encoding 2-hydroxychromene-2-carboxylate isomerase, which translates to MSAPSIEFWLDLASPYCYLSALRITPLAKAAGVAVRWRPFLLGPIFRAQGWQDSPFNAQPAKRAYLWRDMARQADKYQLPFTPPSEFPRHARHATQLAMLAAATPWAAQFCQRLLSANFVHDQDIRQADCLLAALQGLTAQPQHWLTLARQSGIYHAANQRSEWAQQRGLFGAPTFWVGQEMFWGDDRLEDALAWAGRVGG; encoded by the coding sequence ATGTCAGCCCCATCCATCGAGTTCTGGCTGGATCTGGCCAGCCCCTACTGTTATTTGTCTGCCTTGCGCATCACCCCGCTGGCCAAGGCCGCCGGGGTGGCCGTGCGCTGGCGGCCATTTTTGCTCGGACCGATTTTTCGGGCGCAGGGCTGGCAAGATTCACCGTTCAATGCCCAGCCAGCCAAACGGGCCTACCTCTGGCGCGACATGGCCCGTCAAGCAGACAAATACCAGTTGCCGTTTACCCCGCCCAGTGAGTTTCCCCGCCATGCCCGGCATGCCACCCAGCTAGCCATGCTCGCCGCCGCCACGCCATGGGCAGCGCAGTTTTGCCAACGCCTGCTGAGCGCCAACTTTGTCCACGACCAGGATATCCGCCAGGCGGACTGCCTGCTGGCCGCGCTGCAAGGGCTGACCGCCCAGCCACAACACTGGCTCACCCTGGCCCGGCAAAGCGGGATTTATCACGCCGCCAACCAGCGCAGCGAGTGGGCGCAGCAACGCGGCCTGTTTGGCGCGCCCACGTTCTGGGTAGGGCAAGAGATGTTCTGGGGGGACGACCGGCTGGAAGATGCGCTGGCCTGGGCTGGGCGGGTGGGGGGATGA